Proteins from a single region of Syntrophales bacterium:
- a CDS encoding 3-keto-5-aminohexanoate cleavage protein, which translates to MREKAVITAAITGSIHTPTMSEYLPVTPKQIADDAVRAYEAGAAVVHVHARNPETGMPVPDVNLMKEIITSIKSRCPVVICITTGGGLGMTVEQRVAPVSLYKPELASFNAGSVNFALFPAVGRFKDWKYDWETKYLAMSEDFIFPNTFKTMREYCGHFAENGTKPEFEIYDSGMVDNVAWLIQAGYVKKPVYVQFVLGILGGLSPSPENLMFLVEHAKRRLQEFEFSVCVAGRAQFPICTQSLLLGGNCRVGLEDNLWLEKGRMAKSSGEQVEKIVRMARELGIDAASPDEARKILGLKGIDKVNY; encoded by the coding sequence ATGAGAGAGAAAGCGGTCATTACAGCGGCCATCACCGGGAGCATCCACACTCCCACCATGTCGGAATACCTGCCCGTCACGCCGAAGCAGATCGCCGACGACGCCGTCCGGGCCTACGAGGCAGGGGCGGCGGTCGTGCACGTCCACGCCCGGAACCCGGAAACCGGCATGCCGGTGCCGGACGTGAACCTCATGAAGGAGATCATCACCAGCATCAAGAGCCGCTGCCCCGTCGTGATCTGCATTACCACCGGCGGCGGGCTTGGGATGACGGTGGAGCAGCGGGTGGCGCCCGTCAGCCTCTACAAGCCCGAACTGGCCTCGTTCAATGCCGGCTCCGTCAACTTCGCCCTCTTCCCCGCGGTCGGGCGATTCAAGGACTGGAAGTATGACTGGGAGACGAAGTACCTCGCCATGTCGGAGGACTTCATTTTCCCCAACACCTTCAAGACCATGCGGGAATACTGCGGCCACTTCGCCGAGAACGGGACCAAGCCGGAGTTCGAGATCTACGACTCCGGGATGGTCGACAACGTGGCCTGGCTGATCCAGGCGGGGTATGTAAAGAAACCCGTCTACGTCCAGTTCGTCCTGGGCATCCTGGGCGGCCTGTCGCCGAGCCCGGAGAATCTGATGTTTCTCGTCGAGCACGCGAAGCGCCGCCTCCAGGAGTTCGAGTTCTCCGTCTGCGTCGCCGGCCGGGCCCAGTTCCCGATCTGCACCCAGTCGCTCCTCTTGGGCGGCAACTGCCGGGTGGGCCTGGAGGACAACCTCTGGCTGGAGAAGGGACGCATGGCGAAAAGCAGCGGCGAGCAGGTGGAAAAGATCGTCCGCATGGCCCGGGAACTCGGCATCGATGCCGCCTCCCCCGACGAGGCCAGAAAGATCCTGGGGCTGAAAGGGATCGACAAGGTTAATTACTGA
- a CDS encoding PAS domain S-box protein: MLERWKRFLLNLVTSGRHGTHEVEAARKTTLLFTGTTVGIVFLLVQGTISYFNSIISLCLIDYTLAFLLLLILIYVHRSRNYSFGLHATIGFYTILCWYLLFYGGAYETGYVWYYTYPLIACFGLGARNGAIATAVLTLPALIFFSLDDPPGIIGGYTLNFKIRFLSSFLLVSALAYFAENVREKTQFRLEDMNDELKQVVSDLKAAKEKLRQAGENLERRVEERTWQLSDANQKLMQEMQERAEVEEALRVSEEKYRVIAENTADIISFHDMNLRYTYISPSVLRLRGYTPEEALEQTLDRVMTPESFRVCMDVFEEEVAREADRTSDPGRIRILELEQYRKDGSTVWFEVSLCFVRDGHGRPVGVLAVTRDISERRRAESERSRLEEQLRQAQRLESIGTLAGGIAHEFNNLLMGIQGQASLMLLGMEDVHPHHRRLKKIEQQVASGADLTKQLLGFAREGRYEVKPTDLNEIIEQASSMFGRTRRDITILKRLEKRLWTVHVDRGQMDHMLMNLFVNAGQAMSGGGTLTLETENLYAGGGHTAPVVADAGRYVKISIGDTGTGMDEKTRKRVFEPFFTTKTMGRGAGLGLAMVYGIVRGHKGMIDVSSAPAQGTTFDIYLPVMETDAVDVRTAASGKREAKGRILLVDDEPTVLEVNRRQIEALGYEVYTAVDGRQALDVYAKRQQEIALVILDMVMPGLSGGETFDLLREINPEVRVLLSSGYGIEGQAQQILNRGCDGFLQKPIDFECLSREMERMLGRREKH; this comes from the coding sequence ATGCTCGAAAGATGGAAACGGTTCCTGCTGAACCTGGTAACCAGCGGCAGGCACGGAACGCATGAAGTCGAAGCCGCCCGGAAAACGACGCTCCTGTTCACAGGAACGACAGTCGGGATCGTTTTCCTCCTGGTCCAGGGAACCATCTCATATTTCAATTCCATCATCTCCCTCTGTCTCATCGATTACACCCTGGCCTTCCTTCTGCTGCTGATCCTGATTTATGTCCACCGGTCCCGGAACTATTCATTCGGTCTTCATGCAACGATCGGTTTCTACACCATCCTGTGCTGGTACCTGCTGTTCTACGGGGGCGCTTATGAAACGGGGTATGTCTGGTATTATACGTATCCCCTGATCGCCTGTTTCGGGCTGGGAGCCAGGAACGGGGCGATTGCCACGGCGGTTCTAACGCTTCCTGCCCTCATCTTCTTTTCCCTGGATGATCCCCCGGGCATCATCGGCGGCTATACCCTGAATTTCAAGATCCGGTTCCTGAGCTCTTTTCTTCTGGTATCGGCACTGGCTTATTTCGCAGAGAACGTGAGGGAGAAGACCCAGTTCCGCCTGGAGGACATGAACGACGAGCTTAAGCAGGTGGTCTCCGACCTGAAAGCGGCCAAGGAAAAGCTGCGGCAGGCCGGGGAGAATCTCGAAAGACGCGTCGAGGAGAGGACATGGCAGTTGTCCGATGCCAACCAAAAACTGATGCAGGAAATGCAGGAGCGAGCCGAGGTCGAGGAGGCGCTCCGGGTAAGCGAGGAGAAGTACCGTGTCATCGCTGAGAACACGGCGGACATTATATCGTTCCACGACATGAATCTACGCTATACCTACATCAGCCCCTCCGTCCTTCGGCTCCGCGGGTACACCCCCGAGGAGGCCCTGGAGCAGACCCTGGATCGGGTCATGACCCCCGAATCCTTCCGGGTCTGCATGGACGTCTTCGAAGAGGAGGTGGCCCGGGAAGCGGACCGGACTTCCGATCCGGGCAGAATCCGCATCCTGGAGCTCGAGCAGTACCGGAAGGACGGCTCGACGGTCTGGTTCGAGGTGAGTCTCTGCTTCGTTCGGGACGGGCATGGCCGGCCGGTCGGAGTTCTCGCGGTGACACGGGACATCAGCGAGCGAAGGCGGGCGGAATCCGAGAGGAGCCGCCTGGAAGAGCAGTTGCGGCAGGCCCAGAGGCTGGAGTCCATCGGGACATTGGCAGGTGGGATCGCCCATGAATTCAACAACCTGCTGATGGGCATCCAGGGGCAGGCATCGCTGATGCTGTTGGGCATGGAAGATGTTCATCCCCATCACCGGCGGCTGAAGAAGATCGAACAGCAGGTCGCCAGCGGTGCCGACTTGACGAAACAGCTTCTGGGTTTCGCCCGGGAGGGACGATACGAGGTCAAGCCCACCGACCTGAACGAAATCATCGAACAGGCATCCTCCATGTTCGGCCGGACAAGAAGGGACATCACCATTCTGAAAAGGCTCGAAAAGAGGCTATGGACGGTGCATGTGGACCGGGGTCAGATGGACCATATGCTGATGAATCTTTTCGTGAATGCCGGCCAGGCGATGAGCGGGGGAGGAACGCTCACCCTGGAGACGGAGAATCTGTATGCCGGCGGCGGCCATACCGCGCCCGTGGTGGCCGATGCCGGGAGATATGTGAAGATATCGATCGGCGACACGGGGACGGGGATGGATGAAAAGACGCGCAAGCGGGTCTTCGAGCCGTTCTTTACGACGAAAACCATGGGGCGGGGGGCCGGCCTGGGGCTGGCGATGGTTTATGGAATCGTCCGGGGGCACAAGGGGATGATCGATGTGAGCAGTGCACCCGCACAGGGAACGACCTTCGATATCTATCTGCCGGTCATGGAAACGGACGCTGTCGACGTGCGAACCGCCGCGTCAGGAAAGCGGGAGGCGAAAGGGAGAATTCTCCTGGTCGATGACGAGCCGACGGTCCTGGAGGTCAATCGCCGGCAGATTGAGGCGCTGGGATACGAGGTTTATACGGCGGTGGACGGCCGGCAAGCCCTGGACGTTTATGCGAAGAGACAGCAAGAGATCGCCCTGGTGATCCTGGACATGGTCATGCCGGGCCTGTCGGGCGGCGAGACCTTCGACCTGCTCCGGGAGATCAATCCGGAGGTCCGCGTCCTTCTCTCCAGTGGGTACGGCATCGAGGGGCAGGCGCAGCAGATCCTGAACCGCGGCTGCGATGGTTTTCTCCAGAAACCCATTGATTTCGAATGCCTGTCGAGAGAGATGGAGAGAATGCTCGGACGCCGGGAGAAGCATTGA
- a CDS encoding glutamine--tRNA ligase/YqeY domain fusion protein, which produces MEHSEGAFTMNETSTPPPTDFIRDIIDEDNRTDKHDGRVATRFPPEPNGYIHIGHAKSVCLNFGIAAQYGGTCNLRMDDTDPEGESLEFVESIKDDIRWLGFDWEDRLFFASDYFEALYDFAWRLIEDGKAYVCDLTPDEMREYRGSFTEPGRESPGRNRSVEENLDLFSRMRAGEFPDGAYTLRAKIDMASPNIVMRDPIMYRIKRAPHYRTGDEWVIYPMYDFAHGLSDALEGITHSICTLEFENNRPLYDWFVEQLIPGDRPRQIEFARLNVSYTVLSKRRLIELVTRGFVNGWDDPRMPTVAGMRRRGYTPAAIRNFAAAIGVAKNDNLVDIGLLESCVRDDLNETAPRAMAVLRPLKVVLDNYPEGETEEFDCANHPQKPEMGSRKIPFTRVLYIEREDFEEIPPKKYKRLAPGKEVRLRNAYVIRFESMVKDEKTGEILELHCTYDPDTRSGPPADGRKIDGVIHWVSAEHAVPAEVRLYDRLFTIADPAGEDYLDHLNPESLQVLTGCFVERSLEEAPAGGSQQFERIGYFCADMKDSRPGKPVFNRIVSLRDTWSKIAARK; this is translated from the coding sequence ATGGAACATTCCGAAGGAGCCTTCACCATGAACGAGACAAGCACCCCTCCGCCCACCGACTTCATCCGCGACATCATCGACGAGGACAACCGGACCGATAAGCACGACGGCCGCGTCGCCACGAGATTTCCCCCGGAGCCGAACGGCTACATCCACATCGGCCATGCCAAGAGCGTGTGCCTCAACTTCGGCATTGCCGCCCAGTACGGCGGCACCTGCAACCTGCGGATGGACGACACGGACCCGGAGGGGGAGTCCCTCGAGTTCGTCGAGTCGATCAAGGACGACATCCGGTGGCTTGGGTTCGACTGGGAGGATCGCCTCTTCTTCGCTTCCGACTACTTCGAGGCCCTCTACGACTTCGCCTGGCGGCTGATCGAGGACGGCAAGGCCTATGTGTGCGACCTGACGCCGGATGAGATGCGGGAATACCGGGGCTCCTTCACCGAGCCCGGGCGCGAGAGCCCGGGCAGGAACCGCTCCGTCGAGGAAAACCTGGACCTGTTCTCGAGAATGCGGGCCGGCGAGTTCCCCGACGGGGCCTACACGCTCCGGGCGAAAATCGACATGGCCTCGCCGAACATCGTCATGCGGGACCCCATCATGTACCGGATCAAGCGGGCGCCCCACTACCGGACAGGGGACGAATGGGTGATCTATCCCATGTACGATTTCGCCCACGGCCTATCCGACGCCCTCGAGGGGATCACCCACTCCATCTGCACGCTGGAGTTCGAGAACAACCGTCCCCTTTACGACTGGTTCGTGGAGCAACTCATTCCCGGCGACCGGCCGCGGCAGATCGAGTTCGCCCGCCTGAACGTAAGCTATACCGTCTTGTCCAAGCGCCGCCTCATCGAGCTGGTCACACGGGGTTTCGTGAACGGTTGGGACGACCCCCGCATGCCCACCGTGGCGGGAATGCGGAGGAGGGGCTATACGCCGGCGGCGATCCGGAACTTCGCCGCCGCCATCGGTGTGGCCAAGAACGACAACCTCGTCGACATCGGGCTCCTGGAATCCTGTGTCCGCGACGACCTGAACGAGACGGCTCCCCGGGCAATGGCCGTTCTCCGGCCCCTGAAGGTCGTTCTCGACAACTACCCGGAGGGGGAGACGGAAGAGTTTGACTGTGCCAATCACCCCCAGAAGCCCGAGATGGGCTCCCGGAAAATCCCTTTCACCAGGGTCCTTTACATCGAGCGGGAGGACTTCGAGGAAATCCCCCCGAAGAAGTACAAGCGCCTGGCGCCCGGGAAGGAGGTTCGCCTCCGGAACGCCTACGTGATCCGCTTCGAGAGCATGGTGAAGGACGAGAAGACCGGCGAGATCCTGGAGCTTCACTGCACGTACGACCCGGATACCCGGAGCGGCCCGCCCGCCGACGGCCGCAAGATCGACGGCGTCATCCACTGGGTGTCGGCGGAGCACGCCGTGCCCGCGGAGGTGAGGCTGTACGACCGTCTGTTCACGATTGCCGATCCGGCGGGGGAGGATTACCTGGACCACCTCAATCCGGAGTCCCTCCAGGTCCTGACGGGTTGTTTCGTGGAGCGGTCCCTCGAGGAGGCGCCGGCGGGCGGCAGCCAGCAGTTCGAGCGGATCGGCTACTTCTGTGCGGACATGAAGGATTCCCGCCCCGGGAAACCCGTCTTCAACCGGATCGTGTCCCTCCGCGACACCTGGAGCAAGATCGCCGCCCGGAAATAG
- a CDS encoding alpha/beta hydrolase translates to MSADMTDPIRHPGAEFSVRMVSVETDVSLRVLQFRPLGDRTADPLVFVPGFASAIYGWIDFLREMVPLRPVYYIESREKTSARIGRKSLSPADFRVERMAMDLVEACRGLGLDGPGKIVAGSSLGATALIEALKQGRLRAKAGFMIGPNADFKAPLLIKALLLLPAGTYHLVKHVVLWYLKNFRIDAAREPEQLQRYRDTLLTADPHRLKRTAQSAIGYTIWQDLETVAIPVAITLASTDKLHAEEKIRRLTSALPKATIIPCESNLYMHSAALAGDFERFVSGAR, encoded by the coding sequence ATGAGCGCTGATATGACCGACCCGATCCGCCACCCCGGGGCGGAGTTCTCCGTCCGGATGGTTTCCGTGGAAACGGACGTTTCGCTGCGGGTGCTGCAGTTCCGGCCGCTGGGTGACCGCACCGCGGACCCGTTGGTTTTCGTGCCGGGGTTCGCCTCGGCGATCTACGGCTGGATCGACTTCCTCCGGGAGATGGTCCCGCTCCGGCCGGTGTACTACATCGAGTCGCGGGAAAAGACGTCGGCGCGGATCGGCCGGAAAAGCCTTTCTCCCGCGGACTTCCGCGTCGAGCGGATGGCGATGGACCTTGTGGAGGCCTGCAGGGGGCTCGGACTCGACGGCCCGGGGAAGATCGTCGCCGGCAGCTCCCTCGGGGCGACCGCCCTGATCGAGGCCCTCAAGCAAGGACGGCTCCGGGCGAAGGCCGGCTTCATGATCGGCCCCAACGCGGACTTCAAGGCCCCCCTTCTCATCAAGGCGCTCCTGCTCCTTCCCGCCGGTACCTACCACCTCGTCAAGCATGTCGTGCTCTGGTACCTGAAGAACTTCCGGATCGACGCGGCACGGGAGCCGGAGCAGCTCCAGCGCTACCGTGACACCCTGCTGACCGCCGATCCCCACCGCCTGAAGCGGACCGCCCAGTCCGCCATCGGCTACACGATCTGGCAGGACCTGGAAACGGTCGCCATCCCCGTGGCGATCACCCTGGCATCGACGGACAAGCTGCACGCCGAAGAGAAGATCCGGCGCCTGACCTCCGCGCTTCCAAAGGCGACGATCATCCCCTGCGAATCGAACCTGTACATGCACTCCGCCGCCCTGGCGGGAGATTTCGAGCGATTCGTGTCAGGCGCCAGATAA
- a CDS encoding DMT family transporter encodes MEGSFGIVINRLSGNGRSIAALVLLALIWGYNWVVMKKSLQFMGPFDFNAIRMLLGGLILLALMAGRGMSLRPKQIPLTILLGLLQTAAGTGLIIWALTSGGAGKTSILVYTMPFWILLFARPILGETIRGRDWIPVMLAFAGLVLLLEPWSLKATFESEILAVLAGIFWALGAITIKWMQRMPDFDLVSATAWQFLYGSVPLVIAAVVVPSPPVKWTPYLVMAIAYNAVLVCALAFLLWTYIMNKLPAGVAGMGTMSVPVIGMTASILEIGERMDTSETAGIFLILAALSILTWMKGRDSRRLPIAVVPE; translated from the coding sequence GTGGAAGGGTCCTTCGGCATCGTGATCAACCGGCTTTCAGGCAACGGGCGCTCCATTGCAGCGCTGGTCCTGCTGGCGCTCATCTGGGGCTACAACTGGGTCGTCATGAAGAAGTCCCTGCAGTTCATGGGACCCTTCGACTTCAACGCCATCCGGATGCTCCTGGGTGGGCTGATACTCCTCGCCCTCATGGCCGGCAGGGGCATGTCCCTCCGGCCGAAACAGATTCCCCTCACGATCCTGCTGGGGCTGCTCCAGACAGCCGCCGGAACGGGACTGATCATCTGGGCGCTTACCAGCGGCGGGGCGGGAAAGACGTCCATCCTGGTCTACACCATGCCCTTCTGGATCCTTCTCTTCGCCCGGCCGATCCTGGGCGAAACGATCCGCGGCCGCGACTGGATTCCCGTCATGCTGGCCTTCGCCGGGTTGGTTCTGCTCCTGGAGCCCTGGTCCCTGAAGGCCACGTTCGAGAGCGAGATTCTGGCCGTCCTGGCGGGCATCTTCTGGGCGCTGGGCGCCATCACCATCAAGTGGATGCAGCGGATGCCGGACTTCGATCTCGTTTCCGCCACGGCCTGGCAGTTCCTCTACGGCTCGGTTCCCCTGGTAATCGCCGCCGTCGTCGTCCCCTCCCCGCCCGTGAAATGGACACCCTATCTCGTTATGGCAATCGCCTACAATGCAGTCCTTGTCTGCGCTCTGGCTTTTCTGCTCTGGACGTACATCATGAACAAGCTCCCCGCCGGCGTGGCGGGAATGGGAACGATGTCCGTCCCGGTGATCGGCATGACCGCGTCGATTCTGGAGATCGGGGAGCGCATGGACACCAGCGAAACGGCGGGGATCTTCCTGATCCTGGCCGCCCTTTCCATCCTGACCTGGATGAAGGGAAGGGACAGCCGGCGGCTTCCAATCGCCGTTGTCCCGGAATGA
- a CDS encoding DUF2284 domain-containing protein has translation MDTSDLQKYCDRAIQAGGTHAVVTTPQTVVTAPWVRFKCLYGCPYRHRYSCPPHTPTPEETRAVLDSYSRVILFHLDAPYVKERGRKTMAYFDELVKLEGELFKDGYYKAFVMLAGPCVLCKECGEPEGVPCRLPAKTRPSMESCGIDVFQTARNNGFPITTLKEKSETQNLYCLMLVD, from the coding sequence ATGGACACATCCGATCTTCAGAAATACTGCGACAGGGCAATCCAGGCCGGCGGCACGCACGCTGTCGTCACGACGCCGCAGACGGTCGTGACGGCGCCATGGGTGCGGTTCAAGTGCCTGTACGGCTGCCCCTACCGGCACCGGTACAGCTGCCCGCCCCATACCCCCACGCCGGAGGAGACGCGGGCGGTCCTCGACTCGTACAGCCGGGTCATCCTGTTTCACCTCGATGCCCCATATGTGAAGGAGCGAGGGAGGAAAACCATGGCCTACTTCGACGAACTGGTGAAGCTGGAGGGGGAGCTGTTCAAGGACGGCTACTACAAGGCCTTCGTCATGCTGGCCGGTCCGTGTGTGCTGTGCAAGGAATGCGGCGAGCCGGAAGGGGTTCCGTGCCGCCTGCCCGCAAAGACCAGGCCTTCCATGGAGTCCTGCGGGATCGACGTCTTCCAGACCGCCCGCAACAACGGTTTCCCCATCACCACGCTGAAGGAAAAGTCGGAGACACAGAATCTCTACTGCCTGATGCTGGTGGATTGA